TGAGTAGAGTTTGTAGTGACACCTGCAGGGTAGCATTTGATGCCATGGATCAATTTATTCTTAGCAGCCTCTTCAACCACTTCAGGAGTTAACAGATCGGATAGATAGAAACTCATGAGAAAAGTGGTGTCTGGAGAGATTTTAGATAGCTTAGTCTTATATTCACTAACCCTGTCAATACTAGTGACTGGAGGTTGTAAATTGGGCATAATATAAGCAACTGAAACACCCCCTTCCTTGATCGTAGGCGTGACTAACTCACACATAGGACCTTCTCTAACGTGAACATGCATGTCGCATGGAATACCTAAATCGATTTGAGCCATGGTTAAATATTATGCTATACCTCTTTCTCCAAAGGAAACTTGGATATGGACCAGAGTATACTATAAGATAACTATGCAATTCAACGTACATATGGACTCTAAACTCTATGCCTCTTATAGGACTCACGATTCGACGTTAAAAAGTTGATGTGAGTCGACttttcattgaaatttcaacaaAGGCCTCGCGGAAGAGAATGGTCTGAAGGTCTGAAGGTCCAAGGTCCTAAAAGGGACCATCACAACGAATTTAATACACTTTAAGTGAGGTGCATAAAGTCAAGATATATCCCTGCTATCTATATCTTTGCTATCTGTATCTTTGCTATCTGTGTGTTATGTCGCGATGGATGCAGGAGAATCCAAAGTGCCAGTTTATGGCTTTCTTACGATGTTGACAGTGTCATCAGAAAAGTAAGCATCGATCATGGTGTTCAGGTACACATAATTATCGTCAATGGCTATTTCATTTCAGTAATTGAGTCCACTGGCCGTCTGTTTGTATGCGCTAACGAATATTGCACACAATAAAAATCTTGTGTGGAAAGATAGATAACTATGCAGTATAAACGTGGGCAGTATATTCGCTGCATATTTCTGGATGCTAGCTGAGTTCTATAGAACCAAGCTTGTTAGGCACTACATGAATGCTTTCCGACTGTTAGATATTCGCTGAGCTTGTCACCAAGTTGACTTTAGATACAATCAATATTAAACCACGGCCATTGAAGTACCAGTCTCGcttattttttaacataTGGAATTAGATAATACGAACTTGGAATGTCAGATTTTAAAGCAATAATTAGTAGAGCAGTGGAGTAATAGAGCTAGGAAGCAATACTAGAATAAAAAGCAGTCTGGGTACAccaaaaatgaaaacagaatataaattaattggaGGGTTGGCCGAGTGGTCTAAGGCGGCAGACTTAAGATCTGTTGGACGGTGTCCGCGCGAGTTCGAACCTCGCATccttcaaattttttttgcttaCATGCTCATTTCGATTACCATGAGGGAATGTTAACAGTTTTGTTGATCAGATCATTGGTGTGCAAAGCAGTTTTCGTTCACAAATTTAGAAAGTTCCCGGACAATGCGTGATCTGGACACTGGATCACTTGGATGCAGTGCCCTAGTGTCGCGATCTCCTCAAGCCCAGTGTCCCACTGCGAGAAACACGAGACGTCTCCCCAAACTGATTGGAAGGTAAAGATTAATGTAGTTCATACTGTTCTCGTTCTACCAACTGATAACAGTGGCCCCATCCGAACAACTGAACATCTGCTTGGGTGTGACACTTAGACGAAACCAGTGGTTAGACGGCTGTGTCACGCTGCACGAAGGAATCGTCACTGAAAAAAAACTGAAAGTTATGAGCTCATCTTAGATCATTCCTGAAACAGTTTCCCAGATAAAAGGAATAAGTGAAATAAGTATTTATTAAGATAGTAATTTGAAGCCCTTTTTTGTCGAATCGAGTCATTATAGCACTCTGTTACTCAAATCATTAGCAGGTTAAGAACGGTGTGCGAGTGGTATTGAGGGCAAAGTTATACGAAGTTCTGAGACTGAAATTTCACCGTCAAGATGTTCAAAAAGCATAAGAATCAGGATTTAGATATGTCGTTTCTATGGAAAAAGAATCCTAAACCTCCAAATGAATACGTGAAGTACTCGTTGGAGCTAACGAGCAAGCTGCCCGGTACGACTACCTTAGATAATAAGAAGAAGCTGCAAGAtgatttattgaaatatctgACAGAAATAAAAGAGATCTTGATCTCAAAAGATGATCTGGAACTGACCAATGCGTTACATTTGGAGatcaataaaatgaattttttcatagttctgataaataatttacatGAATTAAACTTGGATATCATGAAAGAGCTAAATACTATCTTCACCGTTGCGTTAAATTACTCGATTGATAATAAACTCGTCACTGTAGACTATTTTGTATTGCATCCAAAGACAGtacaattattattagtgaAAATTGAATCTATTTTGCAACAGAAGACAAAATACTCGAACTCTACAAATAGCCGAAATGATATGTTCTCCATTACTGGGAAAATGATATTGGAGTGTACAAAATATGAACAATTATGtagaattattttgattaaaGACACGAATTTCTGGAAATTCTTCTCTTTTGCAAAGatgaataattttgaaatcagttcattatcttttcaaatattaatttcattattcacaacaaatgaaaaattagtCTCAAAAGAATTCTTCAACATtgaatcaaattcaaataagttcatcattaatatgaataaattaattgctCATGGTAATTACGTTACCAAAAGACAAAGTCTAAAATTGTTGcatgatttaataatagtaaaatcaaataatattatgatGAGCTACATTAATTCCCCTGAAAATATGAAACTAATAATGACTGTTATGACagataaatcaaaattactCCAACTAGATGCATTCaacatattcaaaatattcgTAGCAAATCCAAGAAAGACAAAACCAATACTAGATATTCTGATAAAAAATAgagataaattattattatatttaaacaattttgCTGATGATAGTTTCGACAGGATGTTCAAGgatgaaaaagaatttataaTACAGGAAATTGAGTCATTGCCTAGATTATTTAGTTCCACTACAGATAGTATCGCAAGTACAACTCCACCAACacataaaaattcaatgtCTAACGGTAGTTTAAATTCAACTGCCAATATCGTGCATACCGGAGCTTCAATGAATCCTCATAAAATCATAGGTTCACCGAGCTCCAACTCATTATCAAGAACATATCAAGATTCCATCTCGCATTAATCCTTATGAAAACAATCAATACAGTGTGATTATTGTTAACATATACATTTAGATAAACACTTAATATATCCTCTTTCGtttaaataacaataaatttaatagtgttattaataatagtttaatattgatatatcCATTTGGGTTGCAACTATACCCACATTATATAACAGATACAATATGCAATATATATCACTTAAAGCGCATTCGTTATTCTAAATTAATTAGAGAATCATCcggtttatatataatattataattaattgcTGTTATCACACCATTTTGATCATTCTTAAATATACGATCATCCATAATTAATTGTATCGACACACCATGAAATGGACCCCAGAATGGTCTTCCCTTAATGCCACCTGCATTACTAGTTGTGCCAGTATTCGTTGGATTTACCACTGCATCCTGATCTAGTTTGTTTCTCCCACTTTCATCAAATCTAATTTTACAACCCACATCGCAAATTAAAGTTCCTGAGCCAGGTATTATGTGGTAATCTAATGATGTTAAATTATGTTGACTT
The sequence above is drawn from the Tetrapisispora phaffii CBS 4417 chromosome 2, complete genome genome and encodes:
- the TPHA0B00640 gene encoding Mo25 family protein (similar to Saccharomyces cerevisiae HYM1 (YKL189W); ancestral locus Anc_4.289); protein product: MFKKHKNQDLDMSFLWKKNPKPPNEYVKYSLELTSKLPGTTTLDNKKKLQDDLLKYLTEIKEILISKDDLELTNALHLEINKMNFFIVLINNLHELNLDIMKELNTIFTVALNYSIDNKLVTVDYFVLHPKTVQLLLVKIESILQQKTKYSNSTNSRNDMFSITGKMILECTKYEQLCRIILIKDTNFWKFFSFAKMNNFEISSLSFQILISLFTTNEKLVSKEFFNIESNSNKFIINMNKLIAHGNYVTKRQSLKLLHDLIIVKSNNIMMSYINSPENMKLIMTVMTDKSKLLQLDAFNIFKIFVANPRKTKPILDILIKNRDKLLLYLNNFADDSFDRMFKDEKEFIIQEIESLPRLFSSTTDSIASTTPPTHKNSMSNGSLNSTANIVHTGASMNPHKIIGSPSSNSLSRTYQDSISH
- the MTR2 gene encoding Mtr2p (similar to Saccharomyces cerevisiae MTR2 (YKL186C); ancestral locus Anc_4.284); amino-acid sequence: MSSNQSGIIQTFVKKILAHLDDADPQRLNSFLSLFNQTGNCKIILNGNPIAQPTEFLTAWQQQVVQSQHNLTSLDYHIIPGSGTLICDVGCKIRFDESGRNKLDQDAVVNPTNTGTTSNAGGIKGRPFWGPFHGVSIQLIMDDRIFKNDQNGVITAINYNIIYKPDDSLINLE